From a single Lentimicrobiaceae bacterium genomic region:
- a CDS encoding IS4 family transposase — translation MDKSTHFFGTSVFGQLISLIDTKIITSSAHKHDSDRYVKKFKTKDHLISMLFSSFAKCTSLREVSGAMLGLSGKTKHFQLNHIPKKSTLSDANKRRDADVFGDIYNKLLKKYGHFISDSRIKDVINKQIEIIDSSTISLFKDILKCVGRNPQNGKKKGGIKLHTVINVDEAVPKMLWFSSAATHDHFLLDKLKPDSNTIYVFDKGYNDYLAFEKFTQVGTGFVTRIKDNAVYETLEDCELDDCIHSSVEKDEIIELQVKDNNITRSLKLRKVQFYDRVLKRRFEFLTNLFEMRADLIAAIYKLRWQIELLFKQLKQNFPLKYFLGDNENAIKIQIYCALIANLLMTVVQKTLKRPWAFSNLVSFCKIHLFNYIHLFRFLENPDKDWQKTYDELMQPTLF, via the coding sequence ATGGATAAAAGTACACATTTTTTTGGCACCTCGGTTTTCGGACAGCTGATTTCTTTAATTGATACAAAAATCATAACCAGCAGTGCACACAAGCACGATTCAGACCGCTATGTGAAGAAGTTTAAAACCAAAGATCACTTGATAAGTATGCTGTTCAGTTCTTTTGCCAAGTGCACATCACTACGAGAAGTAAGCGGTGCTATGCTTGGCTTATCAGGCAAGACCAAACATTTTCAATTGAATCATATACCCAAGAAAAGCACGCTTTCAGATGCAAATAAACGACGTGATGCAGATGTTTTTGGAGATATCTATAATAAACTTCTCAAGAAATATGGCCACTTTATCTCGGACAGCAGAATAAAGGATGTGATAAACAAACAAATAGAAATTATTGATAGTTCAACCATTAGTCTTTTTAAGGATATTTTGAAATGTGTTGGACGGAATCCCCAAAACGGTAAAAAGAAAGGTGGCATCAAACTTCATACAGTGATAAATGTAGATGAAGCCGTGCCAAAAATGCTTTGGTTTTCAAGTGCAGCCACCCACGACCATTTCTTGCTAGACAAACTCAAACCCGATTCAAACACCATTTATGTTTTTGACAAAGGCTATAACGATTACCTGGCTTTTGAAAAGTTCACCCAAGTAGGTACTGGTTTTGTTACAAGAATTAAGGACAATGCAGTCTATGAAACATTAGAAGATTGTGAGTTAGATGACTGCATACATAGTAGCGTCGAGAAAGACGAAATCATTGAACTTCAGGTAAAAGACAATAATATCACCAGGTCATTAAAGCTTCGTAAAGTGCAATTCTACGACAGAGTACTTAAAAGACGCTTTGAGTTTTTGACCAACCTTTTTGAAATGCGCGCCGATTTAATAGCTGCCATCTATAAACTACGCTGGCAGATTGAACTATTGTTTAAACAGTTAAAGCAGAACTTCCCGTTAAAATATTTCCTAGGTGATAACGAAAATGCCATTAAAATACAGATATACTGCGCTTTAATTGCAAATTTGCTGATGACAGTTGTCCAAAAAACGCTAAAGAGGCCATGGGCTTTTTCAAATCTGGTTAGCTTTTGTAAAATTCATCTATTCAATTACATTCACTTATTCAGATTCTTGGAGAACCCTGATAAAGACTGGCAAAAAACCTATGACGAACTAATGCAGCCTACCTTATTTTAG